The proteins below come from a single Sorghum bicolor cultivar BTx623 chromosome 4, Sorghum_bicolor_NCBIv3, whole genome shotgun sequence genomic window:
- the LOC110434313 gene encoding uncharacterized protein LOC110434313 yields MCKVALLSIIHDSLVDAYIPLLSGRAVWEALEARYGLSDAGSELYIMEQLHDYKMVDIRSVVEQAHEVQGLVKELELYGCPLPDRFVAGCIIAKLPHCWTDFATTLKHKRQQFSIAELIGSLNVEDKSRAKDVKGKGKGENGEATTSAHVVQKFHPKPQKKKPQQELK; encoded by the coding sequence ATGTGCAAGGTTGCACTGTTGAGCATCATCCATGATTCGCTGGTTGATGCCTACATACCACTCCTGTCGGGCAGAGCTGTGTGGGAGGCTCTTGAGGCCCGGTACGGTCTTTCTGACGCTGGTTCTGAGCTGTATATCATGGAGCAGCTCCATGACTACAAGATGGTTGATATCCGTTCTGTAGTCGAACAGGCTCATGAGGTACAGGGACTGGTGAAAGAATTAGAGCTGTACGGATGTCCTCTCCCTGATAGGTTTGTGGCAGGCTGCATTATTGCTAAGCTGCCACATTGCTGGACTGATTTTGCTACTACCTTGAAGCACAAGAGGCAGCAGTTTAGTATTGCTGAACTTATTGGCAGTCTTAATGTCGAGGACAAGTCTAgagcaaaggatgtcaaggggaAGGGCAAGGGCGAGAATGGTGAGGCGACTACTAGTGCACATGTGGTGCAAAAGTTTCATCCTAAAccacagaagaagaagccccAGCAGGAGCTTAAGTAG